The genomic stretch cctactaaagctattagtcgcattagacgagagataaaaatatatgtataattTAAAACACACTGAATTTactgcccgcgatgatcgaatctatcgatctgagtaaccagcaatgccccttgaTCCGTTAGCTAtattgaccaaatctattggtcatcgcatctaacggtgccacatcaaatcagggttgtacgcccaaaacatctaaaaaaacactaaaccacgatactacggattttcatccttgtcagtcaggcaattcaaaatgcctttcaaatcacaaactaTGACAGGCTAGTCAAAAAGCTTTCAAAcaatccataatcaattctaaggcgtacaatcctgtgcccgaactacgttgactctgattctccataaggagatacgtaggcacttggataaccaaggcgagtccccctccctaaaatctcaattttcccctattcaattctttagcacttaaacctcaatattttagccataaacctttaccttagattcaaagccaataggaaagggttgagggtgcctaacaccttccctcgacctgattataataacttacccgaatctctaaactgcgtagggtttcctattcgcccttcagaataggtggcgactctaaaaagcttaatttttagggcaggttgctacagttatCGCCAAGTATACTCCAGCATcatttgcattcattcacaagCAATATGATCTTTCTTTCAAATATTATTATGAGGAGGACACATCAAGAAGTTCAATTTCTAATATAGTTTTCAAAGTGTTCACAATTCAACTTGTTCGTGATGCCGATGAGATGGATTATGATAATGATGCCGCTGCGAATGTTTATATGTTGGTCGAAGAAGTTCCAGAAAACCTTCTTCCTAATGATCAAGATCCTTTGTGACTTGATGAGAGGGTTGTTACTATAGATATTGGGAACAAGATTTTTACTTGTACATGTCGGATGTTTGAGAACTGGGGATTCTTATGTCGCCATGTTTTCAAGATATTAGACTTCTTTGGGAGTTCTGTCCAATACCAAGCCTTGAAGTCCATACCTAACCACTACATATTAAAGCGTTGGACTAAAGGAATTCGTCCATCCCTTGATAAGTTAAAACCCATCAGTATTGGAGGTATTCAAGATACTACTTTTGCACAAAGATATCAACAAGCTTCTGGTGTTATGCTTCAGATTATAAGTTGTGTTTGCAAGGACCCTGATGCGTGGCAATTTTTTCTTAATGCTGCAATTGAATGTGGGAAGCAAGCGGAAGAGCTGATTGTTGCTAAAGGTGTTTCCGGTCAACCTTCATCTTCCAGGTCTACATCTTGCAAAGATACTAGTGTTGCTGAACCTCTTATAGTTGATTCTAGTACACGAAAGTTCAAAAAGAGACCCAATCCAATCAGGTCTAAGAAACGGCTCAAAAGTTATTATGAGTTAGCTAGGGAGAGACAAAGATTCATCGCACAGcggaagaaacaaaagaaagaagatgATGCTGCAAAATTAGCTTTAACAATCAACAATGttgattgattttcattaatttctTTCCATTATTTTAGACAAGTATATTTCAGTCTACTATTTGGAATTTTCATCCTACTATAAGCagaatttttaataatttgttttagtTACTGCAATACATTAGTGACCGGAATGGATAATGAATGATACTTCTATGTTTCCACTGCCAATTTAGCTTCTGCTCAAAATCTGCACTCCTTTTATGTAGTAAGTGCTCTAGTTCCAAAAATATGATGTCCTTTTATGTGCTCTAGTTGACTGGAACATTCCTCAATCCCACTTACTGTTTGGTTTGGATGGCTATGATTATGTTTGTACTTATGAGCTGAGAGCAGTGTtgataaaaaaatgttagtaatgtGTATTGTGTTTCAATTTAGGGTTGAAAAAGCAGTGGCTTTTCTTTGTTGGTCCATGTTATTACCTGGAGTATTGTACAACCTAATGCATACATGAAATTGCATTTGCGTCGTTATTAATGTAATTTTGAAATGAGTTGTAATTGTGTTACTTGTGTGAACAAAggtgtatatattttttatgcaCTATCTTTGTCTGCTTCCTGGTTTTATGAACTTAGAAGTtgaatttgatatatatatatatatatatatatatatatatatatatatatatatatatatatatatatatatatatgtgatttGGTCCCTTGCTTCATGATTTATGAACTTAGAAGTTGAATTTGATATATATAAATTATGTGATTTGGTCCCTAGCTACCTACTGTGTATTATACTATTTTGGAACTTATACATCCTTTTAAGTTCAACAACTATGCTTTGTTATTAATCATATATTCTTTCTACCATTCTTTTAAGTTGAATTTTATAGTGAAATTCCTTTGTTATTAAGcatcttttcttttattctattaatttgatttaacaCAAGTATAGATGAAATCATACGCAATGGCTATCCAACCACAGTGCATCCATCTTCGAGAGTTTATCTTAGTTAAATTACATGTACCTGTTTAAAACATAATTACTGAAACTAAGCATGTATACCCACATATTATACAATACTAAGCAtgtattactcaatactcaatactcaccactcagtactcaccactcaatactcaatactcaatactggaagCTGTACTCAATTTTGCAATAAGATTACTAAAACTAGCATTGTCATTACTTAATACTTGAAAGTATTTGTCAAACTAGCCAACCACGTTAATCAACATTGTGCTACCAACATACCGTCAATCTAGCAACATTAGTTAATACTAATCAATATAGTTACTGAATATCAATTATCTTTCACTAAACACCAACATAATTACTACACAATTCAAgatactattttttttcttttttgtcttcttcccgGCTTCTTTCTCGATGTTGTTTACGACCTCTTCAGCCAAGTTCAGGGATGAATTCTTTGTCTTCAGCTTCTTCTTGTTCTTCTCGGCTTCTTTCTCGAGGTCATCTGCCATAGCACATTCTATTTCTTCTTCAGCCAAGTTCAGGGCTGACTTCTTTCTCTTCAGCTTTTTCTTGCTCTTCTTGGGTTCTTTCTCGAGGTCATCTGCCATAGCACATTCTGCCTCTTCTTCAGCCAAGTTAAGTGCTAACTTTGTCAAGCTTCCAAGCAGCTCATTGTCTTCACGCTTCAAGACGTCTAGCATCACGTTTACTTTTTGAATCTCCATGAAATCATCTTGCTCTTCATTTGTCATCATATCCCAATGCTTGAAAAAATCCCAAATTGCAGCTTGCTTGCTATCCCATTTCTCAATATATGTGAGAACAAATAGCCCGCATGATTTTCTATCATGCTGTAAAGGCAATTTCACATCCTCCCAACTCCACCCACTAAAGTCTATTGGTTCATTCTTCTTAGAATTTATCAACTCAATCCCATATCTCACTTTCCACTTCCCCCAGTTGTCCCATTCATCTTCTTTTCGAAATGTGAACTTTTCACAACTATTCAGAAATGTGAAATTCTGTTCTTTGAAATGGATCACATATGCAACATAGTGACTCTGCATATAAACTGGGAAAAACcacttgtagcaacctgcctaaaatttaaaggtttagagtcgccacctattctgaagggcaaaTAGAAAACCCTGCGtagttatgagattcagggtaagttattataatcaggttgagggaaggtgttaggcaccctcaaccctttcctattggctttgaatctaaggtaaaggttaatggctaaaattaaggttaatagctaaggaaatgaatagggtgaaaattgagatttgaaagtgaattgaaattgtgaggggggagactcgccttgttaccaagtgcctacgtatctccttagggagaatcagagtcaacgtagttcgggcacagggttgtacgccttagaattagaatttgattgtatttgaagttgttttgaaatgcgaagttcgaaggtattttgaattaccttatcgtagttgtgaacattgcAGTGTTGAAAAGATGAAAACCCGTAGTATcatggtttagtgtatttttaatgttttgggcgtacaaccctgatttaatttgttaccattagtcgtgataatcaataggttttgattaccatggctaacggattaaagggaggattgctaaccactataatcgatagattcgattatcgcgaatagcaaatgtgtgtgttttaattatcgttactcctcataatcgatagattcaattacaAATACTAACGAATTTGATAacgggaaaatgctaatcatcgtaaccaatagctttggttaaaactatttagcagaataaattgtagtttaatttatatttaattaaagaatattattacccaccgcgatcaattgatttaatcgaagcgaataataaattatattgttaaaccaattttaagttaattattaacctaaattaaattatcaaTTATTTTCCTAAAAAATATTGACTAATTGTCTAgtaactaatttaaattaattaataagaattTTATAGAGAAAAGAATgacttaattagttaaaaagaaTAATCTATATTAATgaatataagaatatatataaaaaaaaacctgGGCGTAATTTAGTATGGCGGCCCTCTGAGTGTTCACTGTGTGCCCTCAGTGTTGTACGCGTTGGATTTGCATTGATGAGAATCCTGTGGTGGATAGCGAAGGTCTATGATAGCCCTGCGTGGAGAGAAAAGCGCCAGATCCTGAAACTTGTTcattcctaaaaaatatatagaagcctggggatcgaacccaggataTTCTGGTTGCAGTAAAATCCCCTTGCCAATTCAGCCACTTTTCTTATTCGTTATTATAGTAATCATCaatcaataaatataaaaaaacgcATTGAATATTAATCTGAAAGAGAGTCAAAGTGGGCTTCTCAGATCCACTAAAACTAGTGCTACGAATTCAATGGTCGCGTTGGTTTGGTCTGAAATCCGCCTCAACTATGAAAACAAAGGAGGGCTTCTcttaaaccctaacaatggtattTCGCGAATCCGGGTGCAAACCTTGCATGTTATGGTTCAAACATCCTCTAATATATGCCATGAACTTAAATTGATGGTTAGATTAAAGTGAAACAATCATAGATACGTAAAACGAAAGATGAGTAAGATGTATGAATATGAGTATCATGAAGTCGTGGTTTCATGTGTTCAAAGGCACATACCTTGATCTTTGCTTACCTTATGGGGTCTCCTGAGAACAGTAGAAAGGTTAGTTTGAGCTTTTTCTTGCTGCAACAAGGAGAACGAAAAGGTCAAGTTCTTTTCAATTTTGTAACTTGGAAACCCTAGCCTCCTTGGATCAATTTCGTCCCCCCCTTGGCTCTTTTGATTGTCTTAGTATATATATGGATTCATTTAGGGTTATAGAATTGGAAGGAATCAAATTATTTCCAAGcttgagatttgattgaaaatattgtataaattctttctatttttgtatTAATGTTAATCCAATCTTTCCTAACCCTCTTATCACGAAATTTGTATCACATTTGGCCCCCTTGATTGCTTAGAgttgattaaaaatcaaatcttttattaaaactaattttcccatattttataatgatttatttgtatttaaatgaattaaaattcaaataaacaaaaaaatcccCCTCAATTAGGACCCAtgttttaggcccattagtcccaTGTTTATGAATCCTATGGCCACGTTTGGGACCCAtgttttaggcccattagtccaaaaacacaaaattatgcaattagggttttgcatttttcttgaaaattgaccaacttgtgcGCATCGTATCTCCCtccattttaatcatatgaatgcattctaagactttttagaaagcccaaagagtcctctaaatgacctttttggtttcatctcatttgaagcttccatgctcaagttatgagctttgactcaaaaggcgtcttttgttgactttttggaggacctataatgtattggaccatatctcctgaatgaagcatttctggctttggcttgtgagagagaaagttgtagagaatccaatttccttcagaataggctttggttgggcaaTTTTTGACAAAGTATGTggaagttatggtcagtcaaagttgagttgacttttcctataaaaaaccctaatttgaacctttgaatttgttcatctctaagtttttattaatggatcatgatcaacctttgatcaaatgatggatataacctcacatacttgatgttgaccaaaaacccTGAAGTTTGActatattttgactatagttgacttttaggtcaacacagtcgATTATTGGTTGTCTGAGCCATTGGGTGGGAAATCCTTGagattgaagcttgataatttccatggagataccttgagataTATGGAATACCTTGAGCCATTGAATAACCTTTGATtaaatataagagggcaaattttggggtatgacaccactgTAATGATAAAAAGAAATCATGAGTACAATAATCAACATGGAACTCAATACTATCCCACTCTCTACCTAACCTTGTAATTAATCAAAACACATTACTCAATACTATCAACATATTACTTAAACATTATTGAATATTATCCTATGTATTGTTCAAAACTAGCACAAATATTAAGCAAAAATGTACTTAAATATTCAGGATTTTCGATGTCTATATCATTAAAATCCATGTATTTGAGATGTCGTAAGCATGCATAATATTAATATCTTAAGATATATGTAACATATTACTAAAAACCATGTCCATATAAATAATGACCTAGAAGATGATACCGCCAATAGTGTGGACAATCAGTATGCAAGACAAAAGAAGCTGGCAGATCAAAAAATTTATGCATAGCCGGAAGACTGTAACAAACATTGTCTATATCATTAAAATATTAAGAAAAAATGTACTTACATATTCAAGATTTTCGATGTCTATATCATTAAAATCCATGTATTTGAGATGTCTTATTAATTCTTCTGCATACTCAGCTACTACATGGCCTTGTCTATGATCCTTTTTGCGTCTAGTGATCTTGACGCCATTGTCAAACTATGTGCaaataattataacaaaattCACTTAATATGTGAATTTAAACAATAAAGATATTgtaaattttagttaattaaaaCTAATCAATATGTGATACTTACTTCATTTGTAATAGGGAATATGAACCTTTTCATCTTTCCTTTCATCATCtcttttttattcaagaaactaaAATAGTTTCCAGTCACATCCTCCTCTAACTTACAATCCTTCTTGAGACAAAATAAGGATCCCCTGTTAAGTTTTTCTACCATCTTGCATTTGTCTTGGAACAATACCTCCCTTCATGTTAAAATCATTATCAATTAGAGATGAAATATAATGAATCTCATTTAAAattgaagttaaaaaaaatatattaaatggcTGGACTAAAAAAATCAACGTACATAGCTCCTCCATTTACTTCTGCCAATGTCCATGCATAGTTGACCAATCGCGTGTCTTCCTCACTCAATTTTGCCTTCTTCATTTGCATTACATACGGGTATATAAAGTATTGTGACAACTCTGAGATCCTTTTTGAAAGCGGAAGCAACTGTTCATTTTGTGGTGACATGTTCTCTTGTGGTATGTTATCTAGAAGTGTGTATGTTTCTAGCTCAGGTGGTGACTTTCTACTTTCTTCCATTGATATAGGAGTACTGAATCCTAGATCAAAATAAGGCTGGCCTCAATCACAATCATTCATCTCCCCTATATCACCATGCTTCTCTTGACTTTCTTTTCCAGGCTGATTTTGCATCATCTTCATTTCCAGGCAGATTTGCATCATCTCCATTTCCAGGATGATCTGCATCATCCTCTTTATTATCTAAATTTGCAGCTTGTTCTTCATTCCCATGATCTGAATCATCATCCTTGTCTTCACTCTCAACCAAATTAGAACTTGCATTTTTAGGCTCATGTGCATCATCCTCTTTATcaatcgtctcacaaggattctctTTATCTCCAACTTCTTTTCCCGTCTCAAAACGATGCTCCTTATCTccaacttcttttccttttctcattgaagactcaacttcctctgcGTGTTTGACCCAATAACTCTTGCAATTTgcccaaaacttcagcttttcatcATAAATCTTTTTGTTTTTTAGCCTGCAATATACATAAAACTACTCAATTGAATAGCAACATATTACTCAAACTAAGCATGTATAGCGACATATTAAACATGTATTACTCAAACTATAGCACTCAATACTAAATACTCTAATAACAATGAATGGCCATATATTacacaatactcaatactcaaatAACAATGAATGGCCATATATTAcgcattactcaatactcaatactcaatactcaatactcaatactgctaACATATTACACTACTAAAATTGAATATTAAGTACTTTCTGCAGATATACCTCTTCTAATGCGTAGTCATGTGGAGCCAAATGAGCCTCCATCATTTCATCATCCATATATTGTGTCTTTCGTTTTGTTCCTTTTCTTTGGATCACTTTCTCTCTACTATGTTTTGAAGCCTGTCGATGTGGGTATTTCTTGTGCTTCTGGCATGGAGGTCGAAGCATATGTTGTACTTGCGGCTaccgttcctgacccttgtgggggatcttggttTCCCCTCTTACTGGTTGAATtggccattttcttgttgtatttACGCTTAGGAAttggttgtgcactgttggttaatttaccgttcctaaggttcatacaaggttctAATATGTTCTAAACCTataagttaaaacaagaaattttAATGACAACTTTTTGACACcatcccactgggcgtgccaatttgtttacggtgatttccggtaaacaaccgctagtcttccaaattataaatatactttggttactcgcaggatcgactagattgatcctaggacatgtgtcgaaaagtTGTCGTTCAAGATGATTTGGTTCATGTTCTCTTGGTTTTTTATTGGTTTATAAGGTTATGGTGTGAATGTATAAATAACTTGtgaaataaactaaataaatgcACGACGAAAAGTAAATTGGTTAGACAATAAACATAAGTAAAATTTCGGCGAGAATGTAAAAGGAATGTAAATTGCAGGAATGGAAAGACTTGACGATAAGTAAAGGAATTTAAAAGATAATTCGATTCTAtgatagaaatacaaacatatgtaaggtgttggtgttacacgtacatttctcagtgaaaactctttctcttaacgcttgatacttgagtgatttgtgaataatttgtacaaaatgaacaccctggatcctgatactaagacccttatttatactagttcgaccctaacggtcctacgctaacgaaatgccacgttgcccacatgcatgcgtttcgaatccctggggcgccatctgtcttCGTTGGTTTAAACAGaacatttcaaaattcaaaatctccCGCTCGTACCTAATTCGAAACGTGGCAACGTATTCTTTGTGAGAATTCATCAAAATACTTTAAATTTCAACAACCTTGTATTTTGAATACCACTCAAGATCACGAAGACCACCTATCTCAATTCAGCTTCGATTTTAGGAATCTTCACCACAAATAACATTCTCAGAAATGGCCATCCAAAGCCATTTTCTCTTCGAAACTTAAATCTTCGAAAAGCATATATAACGATTGAAATATCCAGCTAACAACCATAAATTATTACTCATGACCTACTGCAGATTACTCAATTTCTATTTCACATTACTCAATGTTATGATTACTCAATACAAACCACatattaatcaaaacataacattCATTACTCAACCATGTAAATTACTCAATCTAGCCTGCTACTAATTGTGCTCACAAATTATGAGATGAGATAGGCCTGAAATTAGAAACAAGTTACGAACAAAAATTTCATAGCTTATCCTGAAAGGATTTTGTGGACAAGTTGTTTTTACCTCAATTGAAGATTGAgtaaataaaaattgttttcatGATAGTAAGTTAACATGGAAAATCAGATGAAATAAGGTTTAGTATACAAACAAGTTCATTCAAATCATCAAACGTTATCCCCAAATTTCACAAAACAAATATATCACAGCATAGTTGAAAAAGAATTTGATTTACTAGCATCTAAATATTAGAGTATAAACAACATCACTAACCAACACAAATCATAATTCAAAATAGAGAAAAATCTGATTTATATTTAATCAACTAAGAAACATAACAAAAGTCTCAAAATAAGCTATTAAATTAAATCCAAAACATTCAAAAGTAGACCACTCATTACTCAATACATATTAATAAATTTCATACATATTACTCAAATTAGTCTACTAATAACTCAACAAGTTACATATCAACATGCATTACCTAAACAAGTTAATCAATCAAATTACTCAAATGATTGATTTAGAATAAACATTCACAGATttataatttcaacacaaatttAGTATGCATGTAGTTGAAACAAACACAAATTGAAAGAAAATTGAAAGAAATTGAGTTAATGAGTTTGACCTAATCTGACCTAGATGATTTTGAAGAAGGAATTAGTTGTGGATGGCGATGGTGAAGATCTTGCAATGTTGAtggtgaaggaaattgaaagaaaTTTCCGGCAACGGCGGCGAGAGAGAGATTGTTGGTCTTTGATGGTGATGGTTTCCGATGGTGAAAGTCGTGAGAGAAAGAGTGAGTGAAGGTCCTGCGATGGTGATGGTGAAAGTCGTGAGAGAAAGAGTGAGTGAGAAGTAGGCGATTTTTTCACCGATGATAACTGCGATGGTGATGGTGATGGTGAAAGTCGTGACAGAGAGGGAGAGTGGGTAAAGGTTCCCGATGGGGGAGAGAGGGAATGGTAACCGCATGTCCTCTTTATCAATTGTATTATATATGCCTTATTTTCACCGTTAGATTAATAacttgatccaagggtccataataatctatgcatggtgcatagatttttatctatgcataGTAACTGTATCCCTGGTTTTGGTTAATTAAGTGTGAGAGGTTTAATTTTCATAACTGGTTTATTTTTAGGATAGTCAGGACAAATAGACAAACGAATTTATAAAATGAAAGTTTGATTTTGGATTAGTAATTTGATAAGGAAAATTAGACAATTGGATTTCATTATCTTTCAACAATGCAGAACAAAGTACAACAACTATTTTCCTCAGTCCTTACAATTTTGTAATCATAGAGTAATTAGGATCAATGTACTAACTTATTAGACCTCTTTATAACTTTACATTACAAGATGTCTTTACAACACAATTATAATTCAGTACAACTCATTGCATATGTATGCATTCTCGCTCAGATCCCTCACCCAACTCTCTCGATCCAACTTCAACTACAGCTCATAATTTCGTTAGCATCACTCGCAATGTCACAAACTCATTAGCATTAGCATGATTTACAGTGCCAAATGTGAACGTGGGTTCTATTTCAGGCCACTCAATTAGTGCAATAAGATCGGTCCAGTTGGAAAACCCAATCTAGAGTTTTGTTGTCTAAAGATGATAAACAAGTAAACCTTCCTACCGCACATTAGAATCTAGAACTATGTTGATTGTACTCGTTGGATTCAACTAACATCCATTTTTGGTAAGTTTTgataaaacttgattttacttatTTCCATGACTTTTCTTGAAAAATTTCCaccccaaaagtcaatatttgagatTTGAACTCGACTTTGACCAAAAacacccaaaagtcaactgtttgacTTTTCAGCTCCATATGAATTTTTTGATTAATCAACCTTTGATCCCACTTCACTTAAGAATTAATCAATGAAACTAATTGAGTATCTCAACATAAACTCTCTGCCACCTCACGCCATAAAATCAgtttctgattaaatgttgatcGAAAAGTCAACTGCGTggactttggtcaaaaaccctgATTTGGGATGACCAGATAAACCTGAAAATTGTATCCTCCACTCAAAGCTTTGAATTGAAGATAATGGAACCCTAATCTCAGGATAACTTCAATGGAGATGATTCCATACAATGAGACTTCAGATCCTTCTCTCTTAACTAAGAAAATTTCTCAATAGCACCCCTTTTCTTGTCAATTTTCTTGGGAAGTAACAGTGCTATGAATTCATGTATTGAATCATGACTTAAATGAAATATGTTTATGAATGTGGTGTGAAACCTCCTTTAGGTTAAAAATaagcaggcaaattttggggtgcaacaaagggtgctgggatcgaacccaggccttCATGGTTGTAGATCTCTCCCCCTGCTAGTTATGATCCGCGTTTAGTCATTAATGAAACTAACAATCAAATAAAAAGTATGAAAACATGACTTAAATGGTCAATTTCAAAAGGCTGAGTCAACGTGGGCCCCAGGGAATATTGACTAGCGAATTAGGAACGGTCCTGGTGTCACGCGTCTTTCTCCTTCTTAGCTTTTATACCTGAAACATTAGCTACGAATTTGATATAAATTTAGCTACGATTTTTTTGTAGCAAAACCAACAACTTTCAAAATTTATCCTGTAGCTAAAGATTAGCTGCGACCTTCTTCATAGCAATATCTGTAAATTTAAAACCGCACAAAAACGaagaataaatggaaataaaggaTATGGTTCGATTGCAAATTAGTCCTTGAACATGAATATGGCTTCCGTTGTGGCTGAAAGTTCCTGTAAGTATGAGAACAAAGAACACAAttctcttgccctaacaatggtggatcgtGAACCATGTATTAAAGCTTCGAACCAATGGCCCAGATCCCTTCTAAATCATGCCAGGAACTCAAACAAACGGTTAGTTTTGATTAAAACATGTTAAAAAACAATATATGGAAATCAAAACTCCGTACGATGATTATGAACATGATGCAACATTCTACGTGTTatgtgaaggtggagaaaaacacaagagaaggggg from Vicia villosa cultivar HV-30 ecotype Madison, WI linkage group LG4, Vvil1.0, whole genome shotgun sequence encodes the following:
- the LOC131597484 gene encoding uncharacterized protein LOC131597484, whose translation is MFENWGFLCRHVFKILDFFGSSVQYQALKSIPNHYILKRWTKGIRPSLDKLKPISIGGIQDTTFAQRYQQASGVMLQIISCVCKDPDAWQFFLNAAIECGKQAEELIVAKGVSGQPSSSRSTSCKDTSVAEPLIVDSSTRKFKKRPNPIRSKKRLKSYYELARERQRFIAQRKKQKKEDDAAKLALTINNVD